The sequence below is a genomic window from Bactrocera neohumeralis isolate Rockhampton chromosome 4, APGP_CSIRO_Bneo_wtdbg2-racon-allhic-juicebox.fasta_v2, whole genome shotgun sequence.
ACTAAATGCGATGACGTTTCTTCTCCAAATCTTATATTACAGCAACATAACATTGCAGTATTACACGACTCAAGTGAAGATGTCGATTTGAAACACACAAAATCGGTGTCACCACAATCGCCCGCACCGGTAAAAATAACGCAAGTTGCTGCTAATGAAACAGCCTCATCAGTAACTCTACTTACACCACCAACACCCACTACTTCGTCTCCTAATTCTCTTGATAGCTTAATAGATGACAAGAAAATTGCAAATTCATCCGTTTCTTTATCAAAGGCCACTTTTATGATGGGCGAGGATGTGTTTATCCGAAAGGATGATGGCCGTCAATATCTGGGAACGGTTATCGGCAGCAGCGCTGATTCTGAGATGAGTAAGATACAAACAATTCAGTACTTGATACGTTTTGACGATAACTCCGAGCTATGGTGCGGCATTGAAGAGATGAGGCGGCTGGAAAATAGTGGTGGGAATGGTAATGCTCAAATGTGTGTAGCGTGCAAGCGTGTCCAAGAGCAAGATGTTATAGAAACATGTGAGGATTGTCGGCGTGGATATCATCGTAGTTGTACCAGAGAAACCACACCGGGCAGCGGGGTTTGGTTTTGCCTTCGGTAAGCTCAAAATCAACTtagtattttcacaaatttatacaatatttaaaatttagttgcaGTAAGCCTATGAAGGATCGAGCAAAACTAGTGGACAAGCATTTTCAAAACAacaagtatgtataaataaggTACTAACACAAggaaaaaaatactatatatattattatttcttatagaTACAAGAGTAGTGacgaaatttccaaaatttcttcatcttCACAGCGGAATGCTCCTCCAGATATATATGAATTTCGTGTTGaagaaaacgaaatatttacttCAGATGATGAAATCCCCATTAAACATATAATGGAAAAGAGTCGTAAAATAAAGGATTCAACACAAAATGTAAACACAAGTTGTTTGAGGCAAAAATCAGTCAAAAAGCATAATAATAACGATACTATATTGTGTGAGGAGATATCGGTTTTGGACGATGAAAATGCTAATGATGCTAATAGTACAATACAGTCTAGCCATTCAAtaagaaaagataaaattaaagaaaaagatgTATCTCCATTAAAGACACCCCAGTGTTTAACTGGAAGTATTAAACAGATTACAGATGAGAGTGAATTTGATTGTAAAATCGTTGATAGGGCACTTATGTCTAATACAGTCAACCCCAATTCTGCATCATTAGTATATAACAATGTGTCGCCAATGATTACAGAGCGGAACAGTCGTAAGCGCAAAGCATTTAAATTATCAAATTCCTACAAGGAGGTTGCTGCTGAGGCAGCCGCTAAGCGCTATGACAGCAGTCGCATCTGTGATTCGTCTTCGGATGAGAATTCGTCCAGTAGTCGAGGTACATCACTTGATGTTATCATACCACCGCCGAAAAACTTTTTAGGTCTTAATAACCCATTTCGCTTAATTACACCTAAAAAGAATATACCCGCATCCCAAACGACAGGAACTTCATCGGGGTGTGTTcaaaacttattaaattttaatcgaaGCGGCACAATGATTAAAAGCAGTATTTTTAATACAACAGCTTTGGACTTCAGCTCTAAGCTGGCAGCGCTTAAAAACGCAGGTATATTTTCAAATCTAAGTACAAGTAATTTAGCCAAGGCTGCCGGACAGCCCCGTACAGTACGCACAATCAAGCGAAGACTGAGTGCCAAAGACATAACAATTGGTCCGAATCAGGAGGTGCGGAGGAGACGAACTCGTCGCCTATCATCAAATGTGGAGGTGAAATGGtctaatatatttgtaaaatacttatttattttatactataCTTTCAGGTTATTAGTACGACAACAATCAATCCATTTCCTAGGAACTTTTTCCCTATACATGCCAAAGACTTGCTTACTACACAAACCCAactcacaacaacaaatacgtCTAAAGTATTGTCCACATTTAACAAGCAACAAAGTCAACgtcaaacaacaacagctacaactgcatcattttcatcaatatcatcatcatcgtcatcgtcTTCGTCGCCGCCAGGCTCAACGAGTTCGGGGGTGGATGCACAAGTAGAAATAATACAACAAGCTAAACCGTCGCATGGTCGACGTTTGAGGCAACGTCCCCAAAAGGTTTCACCCGCTAATAGTCGTCGTAGCTCAATTTCTAGTGCAAGCACTGTATCATCGACTAACTCATCCAGCAATATAACGCTGGCAAcattacaacagcaacaacaggctttacataaaaataacaacaaaagttcGAATGCGAATAGTATGCAAGATCTTAAACAGTCCGTTAAGGAGTACTTTGGTGGCGCAGTGAATCGCATTGAATCTGGTGAACAATTTTGCATTCGTGCCAAGCGACAATTGGCCGATGGTCAGCGGCAATATCTAATTGAATGGGGCGATGTGGCAACAGCTTCGTCGCAAGGACAATTAACCCAAAAAATTTCgccgacaacaacaaaattcacaACAGCAACGGTAGAATGTGAACACTAAAAGAAGCTTCTTTTCCCGAAcaagatttatattttatgcaaGTTTACTGTGTATAAATAAGACTTAATCGTGGACAATTGTTCAAAAATCGCTTTCGGACACATTAAGTCATATACCAAAATTCGTGGAATATATTGGATATTTATATACAGTCATATGATTTTTACGATATTTGCTCATTTAAATGTTGCCTTAAATTATTGTGTTTGCATATATTTGACATGTTAATTGTGAACAATGCGAATTGTAAGTAGagcactaaaatatttttaagttcttactttaatttatatattggtACAGACTGTTTATAGTAAATTTAAGTCCCAATCGCATTAATTggctgttatttattttttccattcttaaaaaaatatataaatacatgaacgaataatatttaaacaaaacaagaaatgGTTTGCTTGAAATTATCAGCAATGTTCggtattttactattttacttTCACATACAAAGGAAGTAATTCGATTTGTGTATTCGTGTATTTCTAATGATATCACTTCAACCTACTACCAAACCATTAAACCAGTCTAATATTATATGAAACAATGCTATAAAGATGTTGAATTGAATGATTATATTTCGTTTTATACTTTTCGTTTCAGTTATAATATACATAGTTTCcgcaaatttga
It includes:
- the LOC126754803 gene encoding uncharacterized protein LOC126754803, with the protein product MNSASYDLNVHQDPHNVQHRAPNEHLSALGNFFLPPASTLPISEHQQSIQLQLPNVSTCSEKGPEITTNSIPITTTGATELFGPRQIPLTTTLGKTFFNTTVPGIQPSSQRFYGGVATTSLTSTSSNSVQQANRSQHQHGNTILITNNFSASQYGASAQMQPRTTSGVINSRSSDVNTLTGCYHNGNANNIRIITTLPNTLQQQHQQHIYNMAKDEAAVGHDDIIQLPQFYHTPHQQSAYAQQLSTALPTHFTQQHFSAPTSSATALHITQDDAQHQFFMSMSNNTNDSVATANNLSSASKLMSTLTEESSPVADGVNSSPTLVSSPATTTSSNSTLVLDRINICINNHYSDNSGMNTGIESTATVATSAITSPDNTYSLATHTPQQPSPIIPAIHHKVVLDPVSNGGAIHSDSYASNDSTLVIDEPDSTTTTPHTPPTSPENSTSPPLSLNLAPARSALASQSTSQIIIGNASIETKRNSVTSQTTVCTPSKRRLMNKTISSAAGEPFATITHSIDLLDDEECEYVISDEENATDTERVTKTNEISENSIVEIEDNKIKFSTPEAIRMKNTTKCDDVSSPNLILQQHNIAVLHDSSEDVDLKHTKSVSPQSPAPVKITQVAANETASSVTLLTPPTPTTSSPNSLDSLIDDKKIANSSVSLSKATFMMGEDVFIRKDDGRQYLGTVIGSSADSEMSKIQTIQYLIRFDDNSELWCGIEEMRRLENSGGNGNAQMCVACKRVQEQDVIETCEDCRRGYHRSCTRETTPGSGVWFCLRCSKPMKDRAKLVDKHFQNNKYKSSDEISKISSSSQRNAPPDIYEFRVEENEIFTSDDEIPIKHIMEKSRKIKDSTQNVNTSCLRQKSVKKHNNNDTILCEEISVLDDENANDANSTIQSSHSIRKDKIKEKDVSPLKTPQCLTGSIKQITDESEFDCKIVDRALMSNTVNPNSASLVYNNVSPMITERNSRKRKAFKLSNSYKEVAAEAAAKRYDSSRICDSSSDENSSSSRGTSLDVIIPPPKNFLGLNNPFRLITPKKNIPASQTTGTSSGCVQNLLNFNRSGTMIKSSIFNTTALDFSSKLAALKNAGIFSNLSTSNLAKAAGQPRTVRTIKRRLSAKDITIGPNQEVRRRRTRRLSSNVEVISTTTINPFPRNFFPIHAKDLLTTQTQLTTTNTSKVLSTFNKQQSQRQTTTATTASFSSISSSSSSSSSPPGSTSSGVDAQVEIIQQAKPSHGRRLRQRPQKVSPANSRRSSISSASTVSSTNSSSNITLATLQQQQQALHKNNNKSSNANSMQDLKQSVKEYFGGAVNRIESGEQFCIRAKRQLADGQRQYLIEWGDVATASSQGQLTQKISPTTTKFTTATVECEH